A region from the Hydra vulgaris chromosome 08, alternate assembly HydraT2T_AEP genome encodes:
- the LOC136082981 gene encoding putative keratin-associated protein 4-16 has protein sequence MSQHAHCDKNDPVTHASFSLVTMSPCHHLSPCHHLSPCHHVTTCHRVTCHHVTTCHRVTCHHLSLCHHVTCRHVTCHHVTMSPCHLSPLVTMSLVTMSPCHHVTCHHLSPCHLSPCHHLSPCHHLSPCHTH, from the coding sequence ATGTCACAACATGCACACTGTGACAAGAATGACCCTGTCACGCATGCGTCATTTTCACTTGTCACCATGTCACCATGTCACCACTTGTCGCCATGTCACCACTTGTCACCATGTCACCATGTCACCACTTGTCACCGTGTCACTTGTCACCATGTCACCACTTGTCACCGTGTCACTTGTCACCACTTGTCACTATGTCACCATGTCACTTGTCGCCATGTCACTTGTCACCATGTCACCATGTCACCATGTCACTTGTCACCACTTGTCACCATGTCACTTGTCACCATGTCACCATGTCACCATGTTACTTGTCACCATTTGTCACCATGTCACTTGTCACCATGTCACCACTTGTCACCGTGTCACCACTTGTCACCATGTCACACCCATTGA
- the LOC136082982 gene encoding uncharacterized protein LOC136082982 yields MALKNQIKLYETTIALNVKNNPKAIYAYINKKSKVKEGINALNVNGKHETNYLSIAHSLNNNFSSVFTNETSDNMPFFKNRTNIICDNPTFSPDTVYIILKSLNPNKCTGVDGVHPFPLMCCADAFSLPLSLIFNKSYDTGITPSMWLNANITPLFKSGDKSEPSSYRPVSLNSLITYLKSYIYVALRK; encoded by the coding sequence ATGGCTCTTAAGAaccaaattaaattatatgaaacAACCATCGCCTTAAACGTTAAAAATAACCCAAAAGcaatttatgcatatataaacaaaaaatcaaaagttaaagAAGGAATTAACGCATTAAATGTAAACGGCAAAcatgaaacaaattatttatcaatagCGCAttcattaaataacaattttagcTCTGTTTTCACCAATGAAACTAGTGACAATATGccattctttaaaaataggacAAACATTATTTGTGATAACCCTACATTTTCACCGGACACAGTTTATATAATCTTGAAGTCACTAAATCCAAATAAATGTACAGGAGTAGATGGAGTTCACCCATTTCCTTTAATGTGTTGCGCAGATGCGTTCTCACTTCCTTTatcacttatttttaataaatcgtATGACACTGGAATAACTCCATCGATGTGGTTAAATGCTAATATAAcaccattatttaaaagtgGAGATAAATCGGAACCATCAAGTTATCGACCAGTATCACTTAATTCACTTATAACGTATCTTAAAAGCTACATTTATGTCGCACTTAGAAAATAA